Proteins encoded within one genomic window of Diceros bicornis minor isolate mBicDic1 chromosome X, mDicBic1.mat.cur, whole genome shotgun sequence:
- the DGAT2L6 gene encoding LOW QUALITY PROTEIN: diacylglycerol O-acyltransferase 2-like protein 6 (The sequence of the model RefSeq protein was modified relative to this genomic sequence to represent the inferred CDS: substituted 3 bases at 3 genomic stop codons), with protein sequence MAFLFXLDLQETLQTLSVLQWIPVYIFLGAIPVVLIPYFLVFTKFWTLSVLALAWLAYDXNTHNQGGRRSPWVRNWTLWKYFXNYFPIKLVKTHDLSPKHNYIIANHPHGIISCSVFINFATEATGFARIFPGITSVGTLEGVFWIPIVRQYVMSMDVCPVSESALKYLLTQKGSGNAVGIVVGGAAEALLCRPGASTIILKQCKGFVNLALQTGAYLVPSYSFGENEVYNQETFPEGTWIRFFQKTIQDTSKKVLRLSFCTFHGRGLTRGSWGFLPFNRPITTVVGEPLPIPRIKKPSKKTVDKYHALYISALCKLFDQHKVQYGLSETQELTII encoded by the exons ATGGCCTTCCTCTTCTGATTGGATCTTCAGGAGACCCTCCAAACCCTCTCTGTTTTACAGTGGATCCCAGTCTACATATTTTTAG GAGCTATTCCTGTTGTCCTTATACCCTACTTTCTGGTGTTCACTAAGTTCTGGACCTTGTCTGTGCTCGCCTTAGCCTGGCTTGCCTATGATTAGAACACCCACAATCAAG GTGGTAGGCGTTCACCTTGGGTACGAAACTGGACCCTCTGGAAGTATTTCTGAAATTACTTCCCAATAAAA CTGGTGAAGACTCATGACCTCTCTCCCAAACACAATTATATCATTGCCAACCACCCCCATGGCATTATTTCTTGCAGTGTCTTCATCAACTTTGCCACTGAGGCCACTGGCTTTGCTCGGATTTTCCCAGGCATCACTTCTGTAGGGACCTTGGAAGGGGTCTTCTGGATCCCAATTGTGCGACAATATGTGATGTCAATGG ATGTGTGCCCAGTGAGTGAGTCAGCCTTGAAGTATTTGCTGACTCAGAAAGGCTCTGGAAATGCGGTGGGTATTGTGGTGGGTGGAGCTGCTGAAGCCCTCTTGTGCCGGCCAGGCG catctacCATCATCCTTAAACAGTGTAAAGGTTTTGTGAATTTGGCACTGCAGACAGG AGCATACCTTGTCCCTTCCTATTCCTTTGGAGAGAACGAGGTTTACAATCAAGAGACCTTCCCTGAGGGCACGTGGATAAGGTTCTTCCAAAAAACTATCCAGGACACATCTAAAAAAGTCCTGCGACTAAGTTTCTGTACCTTCCATGGCAGGGGACTCACTCGAGGATCCTGGGGTTTTCTGCCTTTCAATCGGCCCATTACCACTGTTG TTGGGGAGCCCCTGCCAATCCCCAGGATTAAGAAGCCAAGCAAGAAGACAGTGGACAAGTACCATGCACTCTACATCAGTGCCTTGTGCAAGCTGTTTGACCAGCACAAAGTTCAGTATGGCCTCTCTGAGACCCAGGAACTGACAATCATATAA